The DNA segment ACAGATTCAAGCCTCACTCTATCTGGACCCAAGGTTCAAGCTGGAACGTGCAGTTCCTGCGGGCATGATGGGAGTTCATATCTTGTATAAGATGCCAGTTTGTCTCTGAGAACCCCGCAACAGAGCCTCAGGATGTGTTGGGGTTCATGCAGTCTGGGGTGTGGGATGACACCCACTAAAGTGTGTAAGACAATGGCCGGGGCTTGCTCTTCCTATGGGTGCTGAGCCTTGGTGAGGACCAGATCTGCAGCTCCGGATAAAGGTGTGAGGTTCCAGGAGGCATCAGAATGGAAATTTGAGACATGGACCAGAGCAGAACAAGACAAAGGGCCTTATGTTACACCCTATCTGGGTGCTTTAAGtaagcagcagcaggcagcagcTATGACAGAATGGCACGGCCACTGGGGTCAGGACCCCACAGTCACACACCAGTAAATGTGACTTCTGTTTGCAAAGACCCTGGAGCTCCTGGCTCCTGACTCCCAATATCTGATGTATGGCTTGTGTCTGGAGAGCTGGAGTTAAAAGGACCTAGTGAAATGGTCAAGTTCACAGAAGTCAGCCACAAAGACAACATCTGTCTGAGAATGGAAGAGGGACTGGCTTACAAATCGGGAGAGCTGGATTCCAGTCCCTTCCACTACAGGGAAGACAAGATAATGATGTGAATCCCTTGGCATCTGGGCTTTATAAACTCATCTGTGTAGACATATATAGCTCTGCCTCTATGCCTCATAGGCCTCTCAGGAAAGGGGTGTGTGCCTGTATGGAACTGCCTCCCTCCCATGGCCAGGCtcagagcagagaggagagagagggaattgGGGATGCCACAACTCACCCATCCAGACTTCGCCAAACTGCCCAGACCCAAGTTTCCGGACCAACTTGAGAGACTGCCTGGGGATTTCCCATTCATCTTGGGCCCAAAGGTTCTTCGGGGCCAGGTTCACACAGGGCAGAGTCAACTTCTGACACAAACCATCCCCTTTCTCTGTTTcagggaagaaaagagggtccTGGTGGTCCCTAGAGCAGATGTGCCTTAAGAACCACACTGTCCTAGAACTGTGTCTCTTGTCTCCTCACTCCTGCGGTGGCAGGCGGGACTTGATGTCTGGGATCTGCACTCTCTGAGACTGTAGGTCTTTGCGACATTCCGAATAGCCCCACCCCAAGCATTAGGCCTCTGATCTTGAAATCATTAAGCTGCAAGTTGGCAAATCCTTAAGTCTGGTTTGGAGGACAACCCCCCCCCTCCAGTTGACTCATACAGTTTAGGGCCATGTGGTAGAGACCCCAGGGATTCCCAATGCCTCTTACTTGAATAGTGCTGCACCAGGGCCTGGAGGGTGGGAAAGGTGATCCGGGGGGAGATGTAATAGCCTCCATTGTCCAGTGATCGGATCTTATAGTGCTTGACCACCTCCCCCTGGGTGGTGATATCTTTCACGGACAGGGAAAAGGCACCTACAGGGTTAACAGATACATGCAAAGTGAGACACAGTAATGCAAACCCAGGACCATAGTTGGCACTTGTGAGATGTGAAGAAGGTTCCCCATATTCTGGACTCAGTCCTCAGCCATCTCAGCATAAATTCCCTTCCTTTTGTCTTAACCCTGTTCCCTATTGGCTGTCTGACCCAGACTTCCCTCCAAGTCCCTAGACTGCCAGGGAATCAGGAACTCTGGAGCAGACAGGACCGTTTCTCAGCTATCTATAGGTCCTCTCTTGGGGATGCCTAGAATACTCAGAAATGAGAGGTCTCCAGCGGACTTGGAGCTTAAATATCTTTGATTGGAGGGACTCAGGATTTGGGAGACTCAGGGCCTCCAGTGCAAATGTCCTTCCTGGAAGCAAGATGCTCACCAGAGGTCTTTCCAAAGTCACACTGTGCTTTACAGTTTGTGTTGACATTTTTGTATAGACAAGGAAGCAGGTGGCAAGGCACAGAGGAAGAGTTTCCCGCTAAGAAACTTCTTCCTGAGCCTTTATAAAATGCCTCTGTCCAGCCCTGTGGCTGCCACAGAATCTCCCATTTTCAAATTAGTTGTGAAATGGGGCCATTGCATGAAGATTAGGAGAAGAGTTAGCTACAGTAGGCTTAGGGGCACTGAGAAGGAGGCACCCTACCCTTCCTATGAACACGTGTTTGAGGAGCAGTCCCACTCTCCACCACGAGGGGTCAGGCCTGCACACCTTTCTGTATGAGGACCTTGATACTGTTGCACATTGTTTCAGATGCTCTGCAGGCATAGCAGTCCGCATCTTAAGACCTTTTTCCTCTTGTGTCTTTCTTGCTAATCTGTCTCTCACAGTCTACTTGCAAAAGTGCACCAAGAGGCTGCCTTCCTGTCCATCGCACCTTGAGGTTGCCACAGCCCTTGCTCTTTCCTGTGACCTGCCACTTGCTGACTGAGATGCTTTTTAAAGATTCTCCAATCTTGACTCTTTGATTCCAAAATGTGCTGGGGGACTGATGGCTATCTGGTATCTTTCCTTTCTCAGCCCCATCTGCCTCAGTTCACTAGTTTGTGGCCAGTTTGTGGCCACTGTAGCATTTGGGTGTTTCCACGACCCCTGCTATCCAGTAGTGTCAGTCTTGGGACCAGGAGAATACCTGGTGTGGACAGCCTCAAAGCAGCTCCCAGGCAGGGACATGGGACAGAAGCCATGGAACAGGTATCCCTGGCACTCCAGATCAAGGCCTCACTGAGGGCTTCCTAGGACCGTGCACACATGGCAAGTGGGGCCAGCGAGGCTCCTGAACCAACCTTTattgctctcactctctctgatGAGAAAGGAGCCGGCCTTGTTCATCGGAGCCAGCAACTGCCTCTCAGCATCCTTCCGGCTGATGGTCCTGAAGAACCATCTGGAAAATAGCAAGAGTGGGTGAGCCTCAGAGTTGGTGATACCCCTAAGTCGATCCTGAGATGTCCCTCACATCCTGTTCAGTCAGATGGCCCCTCAGTCCCTGCAACCCCACTTCATCCCATCAACTTCTAGGTTCACATTTTGGATGAATGTGATGAAGCAAGAACATGAGTTAGGTAACCTTCATCACTGCTAGTCTGTGAGATAGCTCCTGATCCTCCACCACCCTTCTCCTGGCATGAGTTTTCAGTTTCCTTGCTGTCTGAGCCAATGATGTCACTGCCAGGGACTTTCTGGGCCTGGATTCCTTCCGATTCACCTCTCTTTAGCATGGGGCTTTTCAACACATGCTGTGGACAGATATAAAATGCTCCTTGCAGGGTTGTATATGTTTGAAGATGTGGTCCCTGGCTAGTGGTGTTCTTGTGGGAGGCTGTGGAACCTTCGAGATATGAGGTCTAGTTGGAAGCCATGGGAGTGGCACTGGAGGTGACAAGCCAGCTCAGCTGCCCTGGTGAAGCTCAAGCTGCTTCCTGGTCCACTGATCTGTGAGAGGTGCCTGGCTGTACATTCCTACCATCATGAACATCGTGAGCAGGGTGTATCTTTCCTTTCATGCTATCATGTACTCTCTCTAACCGTGATCCAAAATGAAGCCTTCCTTAaactatataaattttaaatagtgATGAAAGAAATAACTGATACAACATGTTTCTGGGGGAAAACCCATGGTGCGTGGGAAGGGTAAGGAAGCAGGTAACGTCACCACCATGAGGTGGGGCATACTCATGTCTCTGCACTATGTGAAGGAGTAGGGGAATGCCCCCGGTGGAGCTTGCTGGTGTGTGAGAGCTGGTGATGAGAAAGTTGAAGATGCCTCGAGGACTGAGCCTGTCTCTGGCAGTGGTGGGGAATGGTCACAGGACATAGAGCTTTGCTATGGATTCTGGAGGGAACCAGACACTGTGGGCAGTCTCATCTAGAGAAGCTAGGAATCAGTAGCTCTTCTTTCAGAGGGAAGACAGACTCCCTTGGCATCATTCAGAGTGTTAGAAGAGAGCCAGAACTTTCCATTCCTGGCCTCTCACCAACAGCCACTACTAAGCTCACTTTCTGGCCCTGCCGTACCCAGAGCAGTGAGAGCAGCCCTGCCGCCTCTGGCTTGACGAAGTCTATTCACCTACTTTTCTACTTCCAGAGTCTCTACTGGGGCCACAAAGTTGCTGGGCACATAACCTTCTCTTCCTGTGACGAGTGACCTGGCCAACCACCAGTCTCCAGTgctagaggaagaaggggagacagAAATATGTCAGAGGCTCACACAAGACACACTGAGCAGCTCTCAGCACCCTACAACAGATCCCAATCTGGTAAGAGACagtaacacagagagagacagacagacagcctggTGATAAGGAGGTGCCGTGGGAGTGGCCCATCCACTGGGCCATGTGACAGGCAGAAGGGGTCATAGTGCAGAGGAAGGGTAGATTTGCTTGTATAGCCTGACAACCTGATCACCATGCCCTTTACTAAGTGGCCCCTGTCTCAATGGATGGGGCAGGTCCAAAAGTTATGAATGAGTTGGACCTGGCTAAGAAAACAAACCCAGGAGGGGGCTTGACAAGGGAGGAACTGGAAAGCTGTGTAGAATCTAAGATCAGGGCACTCACTTACACGTTCAATTCAAACCCACTGCAGACCTTTAAGAATAAAGTCAGACCTTGGTGTTGCATGGTGTGGGCCTGaagggtggaggaaggaagaagggagaacatAAGCAGACTGGAGGGTGTTCTGAGAAAGAACACAGAGAGTAAGCCAAAGTGGAGTGGCTATGTGGGATCCAGGGAGGTGTCTCGTTAGATTTTAACAGCAGCCAGAAGGCCAGACGTGGAAACCACCTTACCAGAAAGACTTGGAGGGAAGGACAATGACCCATGCCTAAGAGAACCCCGGAACTCAGGAGAGGGAAATGGCAAGAGAGAAGGCCATTTAGGGGTGCCCCAGGGATGGGGTGGGTGAACTAGGGAAGTAGACAATGGGGGGAGGTCCTTGATGACTGGGGACAGGATGCTAGAAATTTACCTCCTCAAGACCTGGAGCTTCTCACCCTTCAGCACCTGAAGGTCCCTGTCATTCACAGCGGCATAGTCAAACAGAGCCACCACAAAACGCTCCTCTGGAAAGAACAAGGAAGAGATGGCTACCACTGGGGTCCACAACTGAAGTAGAGGTCTGGGGGAAACCATCTTCCAGGTCCTAAGAGCGTTAGTGAGAGGAAGCCACATGAGGCTATACTCTCAGCAATGAAGAGGGGATTCTCAGGAAGTGACACCAGACCCACAGCCACTCTAGGAATAGGCCGACCCTCATTGCCTGGCTCATCTTCCTTTCAGAACTAAGGCCTAGACAAAGATTGAGGGTGGGGGAGCAGCTACATGGAGGCAGCCATTGCCAGCCCTTAGAGGGCTGTAGGCCCAAGTCTAAGAGCCAGTAGCTGATCCTGAATCCAACTTGCCTCTGAAGTATCCCCTCAGCATCATTTCCCAGCCTCTATCCCAAAGGTCATGTGACCACTCCAGCCCCGCCCTCTCTATGGCATTGGTACCAGAGCTTCCCAGGGGCACCTCTGGCTTTCAGCACCTGGCCTTCTTGGCTCTGAGACTCCCCTGGAAGGATGTTGACAAGCCGGTGAGGCAGTAGAAGGTGCAGGAGCATGCTGGACACTTTTCAGATGATCATTGTTTGACACCAGGGGTCCCTAATACCTGGCAGAATCTCTTGGAGACTTGTAGCTCACAGATGACCTAACATTGTCATGGATGAGTGGCATGGTCTGAGGCTGGGACCTTCCCTTGGTGGGAGGAGGCTCAGCATGAATGGCGGAGTCCCTCACAGTGTTGAGACTTAAACCCTTGTGCCAAATGCAGTCAGTTATTTCCCTCCCCTGAGCCTCCATTTTAAAGATTGGATACCCCCTGCTAGAAAGTGAAGGGTTACCTATCTGATGGGAAAGATGGTGTCCTTAGCTGGGTAAGGGCTCCCAGATGACAACACCGACAAGTTCTAGCACTTTTCTCATAAAGGTGACAGGCTTAGCTCTCAAGGGACAGGAGAGGTGTATTACCCACTGTGACATCTTACCCAATCTTTGGGATACAGTGGTTTGAGTGCTCTTGCTCCACATTGTCTGTGAGTGAATGAAGGAATGATTTGTATGGATGGGTGATATGGGATGATTTGGTAGCCAGCTCCAAACAAATCCCATCCAGGAAGCCCTCAAAAGCCTGAGTCCCGGCCCAAGAGGAGGCTCATTCATCATGGGACCACCATAGTCCCATCAGAACACTGTGGAGTATGGAATGAAGGAGATGGTACAGATGGCTGGAAGGTTTCCAGGGGCTATGGAAAGAGGGAGTCAAGAAGGTGTCCATCCTCCACATGGTGAGAGGGAAGGACAGAGCAGTCCTGCTGCCCTTGGAGTTTGGGATCTAGAGTCTCCAAGCCAGGCCTTGGGTGCCAGACATGCTCCTGTAACTCCTTTCTTATTCTCCTTCTAAGCTCCCAGCATCCCCCACTGCTTTCCAGCCATACAGGGCCCACCACAACTGCTCTGGTTCTAACACATGATGTCCCTAGACAGGTGCTCTCATGCTCTTTTCTTACCTTCATCTGGGTCCTGGTTAGGAGATGGTGGGGCAAGGTGGTTGAAGACAACCTTGGGCAGAAACACACTGAGTTAGTGAGCAGTCTATAGCAAGGGTAGAACTAGAGGACACTGGAGAGCCAGGAGACTAGATTGCCTGTGGGTACCTACTCTGAGGAAGGAGGGTAGCCACATACAGGGATACTTAGATACATTCTGTATACACTATATCAGCTCCTTGGAGTACCTCTGTCACCCCAGGCCACCTGCCATCCTTGCCCTGACCATGTATGTCCATGCCTAGCTTCAAAGGGAAAAAGCTCTGTCACCTCAGTCAAAATCCTGGCTCTACCATTAAAGAAGAAGTTGTGGACGGGCATTCATTGGCAAAGAAAGATATTGGAAAATTGTGTTTCCCTAAAACTCAATAAATATCCACAGGGTGTCTATCCCATGGGAAGACTCCTGCACATGTGTGCCAGGCCATAACATGAAGATACGCCTGGTATAGTAATAGTCACACATGAAGTGTTTTTTCATCATGACAGTAGCCCTTAAGATCCAtggcaaaacaaagaaataatgagcTGCATCAGTGTGGTTAAATCTCACCAACTGTtatccctctggaactgaagCCCAAGTAACCTTTCCTCTCTGAGTTGCCTGGGTCACAGTATTGTGTTACTGTGGTGAAGGCAGATACAATAAGCTCTTGCTACTGTGTCATGGCCATCCATGATGGGCTGTAACCCAGAACCATGAGCCAAATGGATGAAGAAAGGGCCTTGGGGCAGGAGCTCAGGAGAGGTAACTCTAATTATCTCCGGCAAGTGAAATAGTATGGAATTTCCATCTTTCTAAAGTACGGATGCATCCCAcggcttttaaaaaattaagctcTAGGCTTCTGTTTGTTAGTGTGTCACTTTGGGAAAATAACTTGGTCTAAGTTTGAATTTGCCCATCTTCTCGTTCATTCATCCACTCAATAAACATCTCATCGTGTGCAGAGTACTGTATGATGCTTTGATACAGCTAGGATGCTTTGATACAGCTAGAAGAGAGGCCAGGGTTCGTCTAGGAAAGGGAACCAGCAGTCTTGGCTCCCATCAGGCCTCTGTTAGGATCTTGGTGATgcccacagtgacagacagggCAGGACATGGGTCCAGGCATGACTCCAATTGCCCCGAACTAATAGATTTGTGACCAGGCAGGGAATGGAACGAAACCGTCATGGAGACATATGAGCCCAAAGCAGCCGCTTCAGGGAGCACCCTGTGACTTAGACCCTGTCCCGGAAGGGGCTGATCACTCACCAggggtggcaggggtgggggagcctTGTCCTGGGTGCGGATCTTCACGGGGCTCCAGCCCTTGCCCTTCTCACTGACCTGCCTCTTGCTGCTCAGCAGCCCCATCCTGTATGCAAGCAGACAGCAAACAATGACAAGAGACCTCAAGACCCTGGGTCCCTGCACCCAACCCCCTTCTGGTTAGAAATATGTGACAGTGCAGCTTCCCATATCAGAGCATGAGAGAAGAGGCTGAAAGAGCTATGCTGGCATCCATCTTTTTCTCAGCGACCcagagagggaaaatgactgTGTTTAGGACGCAGACATCACCTGGCATAGGTCTCAGTTTTCAGGGACAGGAGCCTGACCCCATGTCTGGTGGTCTGGGTTTTAGTGTTATGTTGTCAGTGGGCCACTATGTCACTGGGAAGTTCCTCTTCCTCCCTGGTCCCACAGGCTCCTCTGTCAATGGCGAGATTTTGTGTGAGCATGTCTAGTAAGATGCTTTAAAGTCAGAGTTAAATGAATGCTATATGCAGAGGACAAACTGATAGACTCTATGATCAGGTTTGTTCTTTGGTTAAGAATTTTAGAAGATGTGGGAAAGACCCAAATCCagacaacaaaataaatacatgtttccTTACTGCCTATATTCCATGAGCACTTCAAGAGTAAGTGCATACCCTTGTACAGAAGCAAAGCTTAGCCCCAGTGGTACTTAGGAGCTGGGACAAGGATAGTTCTCGGATGGACACCACGTAGTTGGGTCTCAAGCATGTCCTGACCTCCCCATCTCCCAGACTCAATGATAAGTCAGTGAGCAGCAGGTTCGAGAACCTTCTCTGGACTTGAGCTCTTTTTCGCCTGTCCAGATGACCACACTCATTTTCCATCTAGTCAGCCCCCAAATGTGAACTTCCTGGGAAAACTTACCCAGCTACTTACCCAGCACACTTGAGTATTTAAAGACCCTGACAGGAAGTCTGACTCCTATGGGAAATGACCCCACTCCTTACAGTCCATGAACAACCGACTTTCCAGGGTTTTAGGGAATGCATAAGTTCTCAATGAAGACTGGCTACACCCTAGTCACCCAGAAGGCTGTGTGACAACATTCCCTGTGACTAGGTTTGGCTAACCCTGGAGTCTCAGGGTGGCTGAAGTGAGGGAGTGCAGAAGTCCACCAGAGAAGAGGGAGCACATAGAACCTTGGTATACCATGGGGCGTGGCTTCATCCAGTAGACATTGGCCTCCCTTCCAGGAAAGGATGGGAGGAGAGCACAAATCTGCCTTTGCGTGCATGCACGCGGGCGTTtgaatttacatgtgtgtgtacattttgtgGGTTACCCAAAGGAGGATGTGAGATATTTGTTGATTAGAAATAAATTTGACCTCCATGCAGATTCTCACAAGAGCTGAGAGGTCCCTGTCTGCCCCTGGGGAGGTACTCAAAGCCTGAAACCAACCTCAGCCAAACAGGGGATGTGGTGAAGGCAACAGTTAAAATCAGAGTTGAAGGCCCTTATTGACACCTGCTGTGTGTGTCATGGTTGAAGAGCGCTCGGCACCTCCAGTTTTGATGTTTGTGATATCATCGATGGCTTGGTTGTGATAGTCCTTGCATCTGAAGCAAGAGAGCCAAGGAGGCTTTCAGGTGGCATGGAAGGTGGTAGACAGCAGCTCTGACACTGGGGCCAGCTCACACAGAAAACAGGTGATCCTTGGCAGGACAAGCCTCAAGTCTGGATCGCTGCCTTTTCCCCTACATGGGATGTCACCTGCCTACCAAGCTTTCTAagcctcttctttctccccgTTGTTCCAGCCATGGTGGTCAGGGGTTCAGTGATCAGAGCTCAGAGCAACCTGCCTACTGGCTTTGCAACCATGGGCAAATCATTTCATTTCCCTGAGTTTGTCTCCTGGttgatgggatgggatgggtccATTCTTAGCATCATAAACAAAACCCTCAGAGAAAGGTGCCCTCGAATATGGTTGAGAAAGCTAAATAATTGACTTCCCATCTTGGATAGGGTCTTAGAGCTCTGAAAAATTTCAATTCTACCTTGTCTATTTGGCTCGTCTCCACAGTCCATTTTCAGCTGgtcacaaatatattttaattacgcTTTCCAGCAACAATTGACTATGTCTACTTGTGTAAAATAGCGAATATGGAGACAATTGTGTGAACACTGCTCCCTGCGCAGAATAGTTGTCCTGACCCTGCTGAGCTCCAGGGTGAGCACCTAGGCTCAGTGCACAGATGTTTGCGCAAGTTGATACATAGAGAGCAGATATTTAGGTTTAAAGTCAAAGGCCAACAACCTGCACATAATTAACAAACATTGCCAAGAGGCCCCCACAATGGGAAGACAAGGAAGAATCAAGGAACAAATGGGACACTAAATAAAcattttgttctgcttttgtttcttttatattttggattAACACAGGTGAGAGCCTGTTTCTGGGTGCGGAGGAACTGGTGAGC comes from the Mus musculus strain C57BL/6J chromosome 14, GRCm38.p6 C57BL/6J genome and includes:
- the Blk gene encoding tyrosine-protein kinase Blk, producing MGLLSSKRQVSEKGKGWSPVKIRTQDKAPPPLPPLVVFNHLAPPSPNQDPDEEERFVVALFDYAAVNDRDLQVLKGEKLQVLRSTGDWWLARSLVTGREGYVPSNFVAPVETLEVEKWFFRTISRKDAERQLLAPMNKAGSFLIRESESNKGAFSLSVKDITTQGEVVKHYKIRSLDNGGYYISPRITFPTLQALVQHYSKKGDGLCQKLTLPCVNLAPKNLWAQDEWEIPRQSLKLVRKLGSGQFGEVWMGYYKNNMKVAIKTLKEGTMSPEAFLGEANVMKTLQHERLVRLYAVVTREPIYIVTEYMARGCLLDFLKTDEGSRLSLPRLIDMSAQVAEGMAYIERMNSIHRDLRAANILVSETLCCKIADFGLARIIDSEYTAQEGAKFPIKWTAPEAIHFGVFTIKADVWSFGVLLMEIVTYGRVPYPGMSNPEVIRSLEHGYRMPCPETCPPELYNDIITECWRGRPEERPTFEFLQSVLEDFYTATEGQYELQP